A window of the Fibrobacter sp. UWH4 genome harbors these coding sequences:
- a CDS encoding outer membrane lipoprotein-sorting protein — MNMKFAKTAATIIIALSAMVSAETLTGRDIVQKVHDRPDGDTRSSELSMTLINKSGAKRERKITSFAMDVGKDTKQIMFFRYPNDVKGTGFLTVDYDDINKDDDKWLYLPAMKKTRRISGKSSKTDYFMGSDFTYDDVGQRNIDEDTHKLLREEKVDGIDCWVVESVPKKGDEIFSKKISWIRKDCLIAAKVEYYDKLGKLHRSLKVENVVQVDGFWSIAKMSMENVQTNHKTLLEFGDIKFNIPLDAKTFTVPRLERGL, encoded by the coding sequence ATGAATATGAAATTCGCAAAAACAGCCGCGACAATTATTATCGCTTTAAGCGCCATGGTAAGCGCAGAAACATTGACCGGCCGCGACATTGTGCAAAAAGTGCATGACCGCCCCGATGGCGACACCCGCAGTTCCGAACTCTCGATGACACTCATCAACAAGAGCGGAGCCAAGCGCGAACGCAAGATTACCTCGTTCGCGATGGATGTGGGCAAAGATACCAAGCAGATTATGTTCTTCCGCTACCCCAACGACGTGAAGGGCACGGGATTCCTGACAGTCGATTACGACGACATCAACAAGGATGACGACAAGTGGCTTTATCTGCCCGCCATGAAAAAGACGCGCCGCATTAGCGGAAAGAGCTCCAAGACAGATTACTTCATGGGTTCCGACTTCACTTACGACGACGTGGGCCAGCGCAACATCGACGAAGACACCCACAAGCTCCTCCGCGAAGAAAAGGTCGACGGAATCGATTGCTGGGTAGTTGAATCCGTGCCGAAAAAGGGCGACGAAATTTTCTCGAAGAAAATTTCCTGGATTCGCAAGGACTGCCTGATTGCCGCCAAGGTGGAATACTACGACAAGCTCGGCAAGTTGCACCGCTCGCTAAAAGTCGAAAACGTGGTTCAGGTTGACGGCTTCTGGTCTATCGCCAAGATGAGCATGGAAAACGTTCAGACCAACCACAAGACGCTCCTTGAATTCGGCGACATCAAGTTCAACATCCCGCTGGACGCAAAGACATTCACCGTGCCGAGATTGGAAAGAGGACTGTAA
- a CDS encoding DUF1302 family protein — translation MASGWWLVVGAAAVAAFAQENPFQFNGFVDTYHAVQTQHPHDFTTSRTRLRAELRVDYENAYLFASLNGVHNSILEDRTGVQLQEAYFNYQNDFLEIRAGRQIVVWGVADGLRVTDLISPVDYTEFMSSDYDDMRMAVDGFRIKYPGERVNAEIVYVPVPRYFQMPMQEENPWRPELPEKASIDFPEGPDAKFKNGDFGTRVSFFLSNLDFSISALHTHNQSPVTVAGYDPVKDSIVIHGIHETMTMIGGDLSMPVGEFVLRAEIAEYFGEALGYASNLDYARKNTFNALGGIDWYAGDNWTFMVQYLHKYIADYSHNLAAEKNSSEMTFRISKELLNNTLKLSLYGMFDIDNLAYYARVSGDYSVTDQVMLSLGYDHFGGKRGQLAGYDKNREIWAKAKYYF, via the coding sequence GTGGCTAGTGGTTGGTGGTTAGTGGTTGGGGCGGCCGCTGTCGCAGCCTTCGCCCAAGAAAACCCGTTTCAATTTAACGGGTTCGTGGATACGTATCATGCCGTTCAGACGCAGCATCCTCACGATTTTACCACGTCGCGGACGCGCCTGCGCGCTGAACTTCGCGTGGATTACGAGAACGCTTACCTGTTTGCAAGTCTGAATGGCGTGCACAACAGCATTCTCGAAGACCGCACCGGCGTGCAGTTGCAAGAAGCGTATTTCAACTACCAGAACGACTTTCTTGAAATCCGTGCAGGCCGCCAGATTGTGGTATGGGGCGTCGCCGACGGGCTTCGCGTTACCGACTTGATTTCGCCTGTTGATTACACCGAATTCATGTCGAGCGATTACGACGACATGCGCATGGCCGTTGACGGTTTCCGCATCAAGTACCCCGGCGAGCGCGTGAACGCCGAAATCGTTTACGTGCCCGTGCCGCGATACTTCCAAATGCCCATGCAAGAAGAAAACCCCTGGCGTCCTGAATTGCCCGAAAAAGCGAGCATCGATTTCCCAGAAGGTCCCGATGCCAAATTCAAGAACGGAGATTTCGGAACGCGAGTTTCGTTCTTCCTCTCGAATCTGGATTTCTCCATTTCGGCGCTTCATACGCATAACCAGTCGCCCGTTACGGTCGCAGGCTACGACCCCGTCAAGGATTCTATTGTCATCCACGGCATTCACGAAACCATGACCATGATCGGTGGCGACCTCTCGATGCCTGTCGGCGAATTCGTGCTGCGTGCCGAAATCGCAGAATACTTCGGTGAAGCGCTCGGTTACGCAAGCAACCTCGATTACGCTCGCAAGAACACCTTCAATGCGCTCGGTGGAATCGACTGGTACGCCGGCGACAATTGGACTTTCATGGTGCAGTACTTACACAAGTACATCGCCGACTATTCGCATAACTTGGCCGCCGAAAAGAATTCTTCTGAAATGACCTTCCGCATTTCAAAGGAACTGCTGAACAACACGCTCAAACTTTCGCTCTACGGAATGTTCGATATTGACAACCTCGCCTATTACGCACGCGTTTCGGGCGATTACTCCGTTACTGACCAAGTCATGCTCTCGCTCGGTTACGACCACTTTGGCGGCAAGCGCGGACAACTCGCTGGCTACGACAAAAATCGCGAAATCTGGGCGAAAGCGAAATACTACTTCTAA
- a CDS encoding energy transducer TonB, giving the protein MNFEIEPTSRPRNPYSAFTMRRVFCVGIVVAVLLHAGFYAWGFLKRTQVVTTREDAEVIHVERLLLQPPPPPPEVKKIVKKVVRAKIIPNIVQDTVPEPEPEPEPEPIVVTDAEPVVEAPPEPVAPPPPPPPPPKPSKDSLMKVTKAYLIGLSKAFEKQKDYPATARRLKQEGTVRVQFTVAKDGSISGAVVAKPCPYSSLNESALAAVQAVPKFDPIPAVLGKDTWKMEIPIKYNLH; this is encoded by the coding sequence ATGAATTTTGAAATTGAACCGACATCGCGCCCGCGCAATCCCTATTCTGCATTCACGATGCGGCGCGTGTTTTGCGTCGGCATTGTTGTTGCCGTCTTGCTGCATGCGGGCTTTTACGCCTGGGGATTTTTAAAGCGGACGCAGGTGGTTACCACCCGCGAAGATGCCGAGGTGATTCATGTGGAGCGTTTGCTCTTGCAGCCGCCTCCGCCACCGCCTGAAGTCAAGAAAATCGTGAAGAAGGTGGTTCGCGCGAAAATTATTCCGAACATCGTACAAGATACCGTTCCGGAACCTGAACCCGAGCCAGAGCCGGAACCGATTGTGGTTACGGATGCCGAACCCGTTGTCGAAGCGCCTCCTGAACCTGTGGCACCGCCCCCGCCGCCACCTCCACCGCCGAAGCCCTCGAAGGATTCGCTGATGAAGGTGACGAAAGCCTACCTTATCGGGCTTTCCAAGGCGTTCGAAAAGCAGAAGGACTACCCCGCTACGGCCCGCCGCTTAAAGCAGGAAGGCACTGTGCGCGTGCAGTTCACCGTTGCAAAAGACGGAAGCATCAGCGGAGCGGTTGTGGCAAAGCCCTGTCCGTATTCTTCACTGAACGAAAGCGCGCTTGCCGCCGTGCAAGCCGTGCCAAAGTTCGACCCGATTCCAGCTGTACTTGGTAAGGACACCTGGAAAATGGAGATTCCAATCAAGTATAACCTTCACTAA